GCGAGTCATGGTGGTCATGTTCATCACTCCCTCAGACGGTATGCAGGTACCAGTTGTATTCCAGGTCGGAAATGGTGGTCTCGAACTCGTGCATTTCCGCTTCCTTGCAGGCCACGAAGATGTCGATGTACTCGGGACGGATGTACTTGTTCATCACTTCGCTGTCGTCCAGCTCGCGCAGGGCATCGCGCAGGTTGTTCGGCAGGCTCTGCTCCAGCTGTTCGTAGGAGTTGCCCTCGATCGGCGCCCCCGGCTCCAGCCTGTTGGTCAGGCCGTGGTGAATACCGGCGAGGATCGAGGCCATCATCAGGTACGGGTTGGCGTCGGCACCGGCCACGCGGTGCTCGATGCGGATCGCGTCGCTGCTGCCGGTCGGCACGCGTACCGCCACGGTGCGGTTGTCCAGGCCCCAGCTCGGCGCATTGGGTACGTAGAACTGCGCGCCGAAACGGCGGTAGGAGTTGACGTTCGGACACAGGAAGGCCATCGACGCCGGCATGGTGTCGAGGATCCCGGCGATGGCATGGCGCAGCGGCGCGTGCTGCTCCGGATCGTCGGTGGCGAAGATGTTCTGGCCGGTCTTCTTGTCGAGCAGCGAGATATGCACGTGCAGACCGTTACCCGCCTGGCCCGGATAGGGCTTGGCCATGAAGGTCGAATCCATTTCATGGTCGTAGGCGATGTTCTTGATCAGGCGCTTGAGCAGCACCGCGTAGTCGCAGGCCTTGATGGCGTCCTCGACGTGGTGCAGGTTGACCTCGAACTGCGCCGGGGCACTTTCCTTGACGATGGCGTCGGCCGGCAGGTCCTGCTCCTTGGCGGCTTCGAGCATGTCCTGCAGGCAGTCGACGTACTCGTCGAGGTCGTCGATCAGGTAGACCTGGGTGGAAATCGGGCGCTTGCCGGAAATCGGCGAGCGCGGTGGCTGCGGGCGGCCGTTCACGTTTTCCTGGTCGATCAGATAGAACTCCAGCTCGAAGGCCGCGCAAATGGTCAGGCCCAGCTCGT
Above is a genomic segment from Pseudomonas argentinensis containing:
- a CDS encoding glutamine synthetase family protein, with amino-acid sequence MTSVSPRVVQLNEANTFLKEHPEVQYVDLLITDMNGIVRGKRVERASLHKVYEKGINLPASLFALDINGSTVESTGLGLDIGDADRICYPIPDTLCKEPWQKRPTAQLLMTMHELDGAPFFADPREVLRQVVEKFDELGLTICAAFELEFYLIDQENVNGRPQPPRSPISGKRPISTQVYLIDDLDEYVDCLQDMLEAAKEQDLPADAIVKESAPAQFEVNLHHVEDAIKACDYAVLLKRLIKNIAYDHEMDSTFMAKPYPGQAGNGLHVHISLLDKKTGQNIFATDDPEQHAPLRHAIAGILDTMPASMAFLCPNVNSYRRFGAQFYVPNAPSWGLDNRTVAVRVPTGSSDAIRIEHRVAGADANPYLMMASILAGIHHGLTNRLEPGAPIEGNSYEQLEQSLPNNLRDALRELDDSEVMNKYIRPEYIDIFVACKEAEMHEFETTISDLEYNWYLHTV